The genomic window AGAGACAATCCCTAAGAGGAGAAAGCCCTCACCCGGATCGCCTTCGCGATCCAACCTCTCCCGCAAGCGGGAGAGGTTGGCGTTCGTGGGCTCCGCCGATCGCACCCCGCCGCAGATTATTCTCTCCACATATCAAGCACATCGCTACTGTGCATGGGGTTGATTTCGTAGTTTTAGTTTCCGAACGTCGCGAACTGCGCTGCCACGGCGCGATAAACGTCGCGTCGGAACGGCACCACGAGATCGGCGACACGGTCGAGGCGCTCCCAGCGCCAGGCGTCGAACTCCGCCGGCTGGCCGTTGCGCGGCGTCAGCGGATCGATCTCCTCGTCGCGGCCGGTGAAGCGCAGCGCGAACCATTTTTGACGCTGGCCGCGGAATTTCGCCAGCCGATGCGTCTGCGGTCCGTCGTAAGGCGGGAATTCATAGGTGAACCAGTCGGTCTCGCCGAGATAGTCGGCGCTGACCACGTTGGTCTCCTCCCAGAGCTCGCGCATCGCGGCATCGCGCAGATTCTCGCCTTCGTCGACGCCGCCCTGCGGCATCTGCCAGTCAAGGCCCGGCAGGATGATCTCGGGCCCGTCGCCCTTGAAGCGGTGGCCGATCAGCACACGGCCGTCGGCATTGAACAGGGCGATTCCCACGTTGGGGCGGTAGGGTTTTTCATTGGTCACGCGTGGATCTTTCGTTGTCACTCCGGCGGTGCCTTTAGCATCGAACCCGGCGAGACAATTTGATTTACTGATCCGCCAGCGCGGAAAATTCCTTCACCACGCGCTCATAGACCGGGCGCTTGAACGGGATGATCAATCCGGGGAGATTCTTCATCGGCTCCCAGCGCCAGCTCACGAACTCGGCCTTGTGGCCGCCGCCGCCAGGCTTTTCGACATTGATCTCGCTGTCCTTGCCGGTGAAGCGCACCGCGAACCATTTTTGGCGCTGGCCGCGGTAGCGGCCCTTCCAGGCGCGTCCGGCGACCGTGCGTGGGATGTCGTAAATGAGCCAGTCCGGAACCTCGCCGAGGCGCTCGACCGAGCGCACGCTGGTCTCTTCATAGAGCTCGCGCTTGGCGGCCTCCCAAGTGTCCTCGCCGGGATCGACGCCGCCCTGCGGCATCTGCCAGATATGGGCGTCGTCGACATGCTCGATGCCGCCGGCGCGGCGACCGATGAACACCAGTCCCTTCGTGTTGATCAGCATCACCCCGACGCAGGTCCGGTAGGGCAGATCCTCGTAACGCGCCATTCCGCCAGACCCCCTCACATACTGTTGTCGGTAGGGCCTGAAGTGGCCCCGCGGGGGACCCGTGCCGTACCAATTCGTTGATTTAGCTGGATTTTGATTTCAGCATCGCAGTTGTCAATGGCACCAAAAGGATACCCCGGTCGCCCAAAGTCTTGGTCCAGGCACCGATGCGCTCGATCGAGACCGGCAGGGCCGAGGCGGTGCCGACGGCGATGCCGCGCTCGCGCGCCGTCGCTTCGAGCTTGTTCAGGGCGCGGTCGATCTCGGTCGGGGTCGGCACCACGTCGATCGCGATGTCGCCCTTGCCGAACGGCATCGCCTGGTTGGCCGCGGCCTGGGGCGCGATGCTGCGCGGCGAGGAGCCGTCGTCGAAGAAGCCGAGCCCGCGCTTGGCCGCCTCGCGGATGATCGGCTGCATGGCCGGCTCGGTCGCGATGAAGCGGGCGCCCATGAAATTGGTGAGGCCGGCATAACCCTGCATCCGGCTCAGGTGCCAGTACAGACGGTCCATGTTCTGGTCGGTGCTGAGCGAGGTCAGCAGCGTCTGCGGTCCGGGATCGTTGTCGGGGAAGTCGTAGGGCTCCATCGGGATCTGGAGGAAGATCTCGTGGCGCTGGGCGCGGGCCCGCTCGGCAAGCTTGCCGGGGTCGGATCCGTAAGGTGTGAAGGCCAGCGTCACCGCCGGCGGCAGCTTCATGATCGCATCGGTGGTCTTGGCGGCGCCGACGCCGAGGCCGCCGATCACGATGGCGACCACCGGCATCTTGGCGGCTTTGGCGCGGTCGGCATCGGCCGCGTAGACGTTGAACGGCTTCATGTCGCCTGCGACCACCGGGATCATGCCGTAGCGCGACTTCTCCAGCAGTTTTGGATCGATCCCGGCCATGACAGGCGGCGGTGCCGAAGCCGCTCCGCCCTTGTCGGTGGCCTCGCCCGCGCCGATCACCACGTCATGGCGTGCGCCGGTGGAGCCGTCGATCATGGTGACGGTCTTCTGCTCACCGGGACCAGCCTGCTTCGGCGCCTCCTTGGTCTCGTGCTTGCCCTCTTGCCTGCTTTCGCCGGCATGGCCCGAGGCCACCGGCTTTTCATCCGTGGCTTTGGGCTCGCGGATTGCGATCCGCGTCATCGGCTCGCCGCCGAGCGGGTCCTTGTTGAAGATGGCGAAGCCGGCAAAGGTGACCAGAAACAGGAGAAGCACGACGGCAAGCAGCTGCATGGCCGTGAACGGCAGCCGCAGCCGGCGTTTCCGGCGCGGCTTATCCTGTCCGAGCGGGGCGCTCAGATCATCGGCCGTTTCAGTCATGCGCGATCCCGAATCACTCGCAATGACGATACCACGCCGAGATCAAGCGGCGGCAGGCCGGGATAGGCCGGGGATGCGTGATCGAATCGGCTGCACCCTTGACGCAGGTGCGCTCCCCTCTCCCGCTCGCGGGCGAGGGTTGGGGAGAGGGTGTCTCCGCAGAGAGAGACTCCCCCCAGAGGAGAAAGCCCTCACCCGCACCTTCGGCGCGACCTCTCCCGCAAGCGGGAGAGGTTAGGAAGCGTCGCTCCTCCGGGGCCACGGGCCTAAGTACCAAGCAAAAAGGGCGGCCTCCTGGAGCCGCCCTTTGCGAGAGATTCGTCTAAGCCGATTCTAGTTCGCCGCTTTGGGCTTGTCGGCGGCGGCCTTGTCGCCACCCGGCGTGGGCGCGGCCGAGGCGCTGTTCTTGATGCCGTGGAGCAAATCGTCGGCGAGCTTGAGCGCCTTGTCGTCCTTGGCATCCGGCGGGACGTAGGACTGCGAGCCGGTCTTCTCGTCGCCGTCGTTCTTGAGGTGGCCGCGCAGCGACGCTTCGCCCTTGGTGTCGGTGCGGGACTTCAGCTCGTCCGGCACGTCCTGAAGCACTTCGATGTCGGGCACGATGCCCTTGGCCTGGATCGACTTGCCCGACGGCGTGTAGTAGCGCGCCGTGGTCAGCCGCAGCGCGCCATTGCCGCTTCCGAGCGGAATGATGGTCTGCACCGAGCCCTTGCCGAACGAGCGCGTGCCGACGATGGTCGCGCGCTTGTGGTCCTGCAGCGCGCCGGCGACGATTTCCGACGCCGAAGCCGAGCCGCCATTGACCAGCACGATGACCGGCTTGCCCTTGGTCAGGTCGCCTGCATGCGCGGTGCGGCGCTGGGTCTCCTCGGCATTGCGGCCGCGGGTCGAGACGATCTCGCCCTTCTCCAGGAAGGAGTCGGAGACGGTGACCGCTTCCTCCAGCAGGCCGCCCGGATTGTTGCGGAGGTCGATGATGTAGCCCTTCAGCTTGTCGCCGATCTGGTTCGAGAGATTGGTGACCTCACGCTTCAGGCCTTCAGTGGTCTGCTCGTTGAAGGTGGTGATGCGGATGTAAGCGATGTCGTCGGCTTCGACGCGCGCGCGCACCGAGCGGACGCGGATGTTGTCGCGCACCAGCGTGACGTCGAGCGGATTGTCCTGGCCCTTGCGAATGATCTTGAGCTTGATCTTGGTATTGACCGGACCGCGCATCTTCTCGACCGCCTGGTTCAGGGTCAGGCCCTGCACCGCCTCGTCGTCGAGATTGGTGATGATGTCGTTGGCCATGATGCCGGCGCGCGAGGCTGGCGTGTCGTCGATCGGCGAAACCACCTTGATCAGGCCGTCTTCCATCGTGACCTCGATGCCGAGGCCGCCGAACTCGCCGCGGGTCTGCACCTGCATATCGCGGAAGCTCTTGGCGTCCATGTAGCTCGAATGCGGATCGAGGCCGGTGAGCATGCCGCTGATGGCGGATTCGATCAGCTTGGTGTCATCGGGCTTCTCGACATAGTCGGAGCGCACGCGCTCGAAGACGTCGCCGAACAGATTGAGCTGGCGATAGGTGTCCGCGGTGGCGGCTCGCGCGCTGGAGCCCATGAACACTGCACGCGGCTGGGTCACGAACAGCGTCAGCGCCGCGCCGGTGGCTGCGCTGAGGAGGATTACTGAAGTCTTGCGCATCATCCGCGAACCTTCTCGCCTTCATTTGCGGCCCACCATGGGCCTGGATCGATTGGAGTGCCGTCCTTACGGAACTCGACATAGAGCACAGGTTGACTCGCGTTCGTGGCGAGAATGGAGGCGACTTGAGAGGTCGACCCCATGGTCGCGACCGGCTCCCCCGTGAGCACAAACTGTCCGATGTTGACCGAAATGCGCTCCATCCCGGCGATCAGGACATGATACCCGCCACCAGCGTTAAGGATCAAGAGTTGTCCATAGCTGCGGAAGGGGCCGGCATAGACCACCCAGCCGTCACACGGCGTTGTGACCTGGGAGCCGGGCTTGGTGGCCAGCGAAATGCCCTTCTGGACCCCGCCGACGCCATCGGAACCGCCAAAGTCTCTGATCTTGTTACCGTTAACCGGAAGAGGCAGGAGCCCCTTGGCCGACGCGAAGGCAATTGCGGGCGTGGTCCGGGACCGGTCCTTGAAAGCGGCCGGACCAGACTTGGCACCGGCATTGGCGCTGGCAGCCGCCTTCGCCTCGGCCTGCTTGGCCGCCTCGGCCGCCTTCTCAGCAGCCTTGGCGGCGCTTTGCAGATCCTGCTCCATCTTGGTGATCAGGCCCTGGAGATCACCGACCTGCTTTGACAGCATGATCGCGCGCGAATTCTCGGCGTCGAGGTCCTTTTCCCGCGCCGCCTGCTGGCGCTGCCGCTCGTCGACCAAAGCAGTGAGCCGGCTCTGGTCGTTGCGGACCCTGTCGCGGTCCAGGGCGAGCTGGTCGCGTTCGCTGGTGATGTTCTTGCGCAGCGCCACGAGCTCGCCGAGCTCGCCGGCGATCGCCTCGGCACGGCCGCGCAATTCCGGCACAACCGCACCGAGCAGCATCGCGGTGCGCAGGGATTGCAGCGCGTCTTCGGGACGCACCAGCAGCGCCGGTGGCGTGCGCCTGCCGGCGCGCTGCAAGGCGGCCAGCACTTCGACAATGTCGGCGCGGCGCGAATCGAGCGAGGCGCGCATCTGTTGCTCGCGGCCGTTGAGGTTTCGCAGCCGGGCTTCGGCTTCGTCGATCTTGGTCTCGACGGAGCGCACATTGGCGGCGGTGTCGATCAGCTGCTGATTGAGCTGAGTGCGGTCCTGACCGAGCGCGGTGATCTCGGCCTTGAGCTTGGCCTGCGCTTCCTCGGCGCTTTTCTGCCTGGCGCGGGCGGCCTCGAGCTCCTGCTCACGCTGCTTGATCGCATCGGGCGAGACGGCCGCGGTCTGCGGCGGCGTCGCCGTCTGAGCTTGCGCGAGGCTTACGCCGGCGAGGCCAGTGATCAGCAACAGGTTGAGGAGCGGCGCTCGCATCTTGTCGGCAAAGGTGCTCGTTATGACGCGCATCACGCGCGGTGATAGGGGTGGCCGGCCAGAATGGTGGCGGCCCGATAAAGCTGTTCCAGAAGCATGACGCGGACCATTTGGTGCGGCCAGGTCGCAGAGCCGAACGCGATCGCGAGCTTGGCCTTACGGCGCAATTCGGGCGAAAGTCCGTCCGCCCCTCCGATCACGAAGATAGTATGTCCGGCACCCTCGTCGCGCCAGCGCCCGAGATGCCGTGCGAATACGGTGGAATCCAGATTCTGGCCGCGCTCGTCCAGCGCCACCAGGATCGACTTTTCCGGAATATGCGCGCTTATCGCCGCGGCTTCTTCAGCCATCCGCGTCGCGGAGTCGCGCGCACGGCTTTCCGGGATTTCGTGGACGGTGAGCTCGCGGAATCCGAGCTTGCGGCCGGCCTCGTCGAACCGCTCGAAATAGCGGTCGGCAAGCTCCCGTTCGGGGCCCTGCTTCAGCCGGCCCACGGCAATGATGGCAACACGCATGATGGCTTCAGCGTCGTGTTTCAGGGTCGCGCGCATCAGGCGCGCGCACGACGCTACCATGCGCGTCAGCCGATTCGAAATCGGCTCAGTGAGCCTAGATCGCCTTCGCCGCCCCTGGGCCCTGCGTATACAATCGCTCGAGATTGTAGAACTCGCGGACCTCGGGTCTGAACACGTGCACGATCACATCGCCGGAATCGATCAGAACCCAGTCGCAATTGGGCAAGCCCTCGACATGGATGTTCCTGATGCCGTTTTCCTTGAGGCCCTTCGTGACGTTGTCCGCGATCGCGCCGACGTGCCGGTTCACCCGGCCGGTGGTGACGATCATGTAGTCGGAGTACGTCGATTTGCCGCGAAGGTCGATGGTGACCGTCTCTTCCGCCTTCATGTCCTCGAGGCGGGAGAGGATGAGGCTCAGCGTCTTGTCGGCGTCGGGTTGCGCCTTCAAGGCCGCAGCTTTGGTCGATGTTTTACGCGTAGGCTTAGCAACCTTGGGTAAAACAGACTTGGACAATACAGATGTGGCCAGGGACCATTCCTTTCACTGTATCGCGAACGCCGAATCCGACGCTCACTGGTTACACTACATCATGTGGGGTTAAGGCTTTCAATATGCCAGAGAGCCCCAAATCCACACACTCCGTCTCACTCCGTACCTTTTCTCACTTCGTACCTTTCCAGCTCCCGTCCGGGTTCCGCAGGCCCGTCGAGGAGAGATTCAGCTTCAATCCGGTCAAAAACACCCAGGCCGGCGCCGGCTGGTCCGCAAGCAGTGCTGCCTTGTCCTCGGGCAGGCGGTAGCGCGATAGCGCTTGGCCTGCGGGCGAGGCGAGGGCGCGAAAACTCTGCGGGGGGCGATCGATGACTGCCATCGGCACCTGGGCGGCGATGCGCCGCCAGTCCTGCCAACGGTGGAATTGAGCGAGGTTGTCGGCGCCCATAATCCAGACAAAGCGCAAGCCAGAGAAGCGGCGGCGCAAGATGTTGATCGTGTCGATAGTATAGCGGGTACGAATGACGGATTCGAGACAGCTTACCTCGATCCTGGGATCGTTGGCGACCTCGCGCGCCGCCTGCATGCGCGCGCCGAGCTCTTGCAATGCGCCGTTCTCCTTGAGCGGATTTCCCGGCGTCACCAGCCACCAGACGCGATCGAGCTGCAATCGCTTCAGCGCGAATTGGCTGATGGCGCGATGGGCCTGATGCGGCGGGTTGAACGAACCGCCGAGCAGGCCGATGCGCATGCCCTCCGTATGGGGTGGGACCGCTTGCGCCACGAAATGCGGCACGACGAATGTGTTGCTCAATACCCGCCCCGCGACGTTGCTTACGGCCGCGTCTGCCCGGTGCCGCGAACGCGATATTTGAAGCTCGTCAACTGTTCGGCGCCGACAGGGCCGCGGGCATGGAAGCGGCCGGTGGCGATGCCGATCTCGGCGCCGAAGCCGAACTCGCCGCCATCGGCGAACTGCGTCGAGGCGTTGTGCAGCACGATTGCGGAATCGACCTCGCTCAGGAATTTGTTTGCGGCGGTCTCATCCGCGCTCACGATGGCGTCGGTGTGATGCGAGCCGTGGTTCTGGATGTGCGCGATGGCGCCGTCGACGCCGTCGACCACTTTCGCTGCGATGATCGCATCGAGATATTCGGTGTCCCAATCGTCTTCGCTGGCAGGCTTTACGCGCGCATCGGTCTTCTGCACGGCATCGTCGCCGCGCACTTCGCAGCCCGCCTCGATCAGCATCTCCACCAGCGGCTTCAGGCTCTTTGCGGCTCCCGCGCGATCTACCAGCAGCGTCTCGGCGGCGCCGCAGACACCGGTGCGGCGCATCTTGGCGTTGAGCACGATCGACTTCGCCATGGCGAGGTCGGCGCTGCCGTCGACATAGACGTGGTTGACGCCTTCGAGATGTGCGAACACCGGCACGCGCGCTTCCTGCTCGACGCGCGCGACGAGGCTCTTGCCGCCGCGCGGCACGATCACGTCGATGGCGCCATTCAACCCTGATAGCATCATGCCGACCGCCGCACGGTCGCGCGTCGGCACCAGCGTGATCGAGGCTTCAGGCAGGTCCGCTTCGCGCAGGCCCTGCACCAGGCACTCATGGATGGCGCGGCAGGAACGAAAACTGTCGGAGCCGCCACGCAGGATCACGGCATTGCCGGACTTCAGGCACAACACGCCGGCGTCCGCCGCAACGTTCGGCCGGCTCTCGAAAATCACGCCGACGACGCCGAGCGGCACGCGCACGCGCTCGATGGTCATGCCGTTGGGCCGCTGCCAGCTTTCGGTGACGACACCGACCGGATCGGCAATGCCGCGCACGATGCCGATGCCCTCGGCCATCCCTTCGACGCGTGCCGGCGTCAGCGTCAGCCGGTCGATGAAGGCGGAGGTCGCATTGCCGGAGGCGCGGGCCTCGGCGACGTCCTCGGCGTTGGCGGCGAGGATCGCCGCCGCGTTGCCGCGGATCGCCCGCTCCATGGCTTCCAGCGCCCGGTTCTTCTGCTCCGGCGGCGCGAGCGCCAGCACTCGCGCGGCGGCGCGGGCCTTGGCGGCGAGATCGGACATCAGCGCCTGGAGATCGGCATTGCCGTCGACGGCTTTGAGGGGGGCGGCCATGGGGTCAACCTTCTGCTAAGGCGGTGTCCTAGCACGGAAATCCCGCGTCTGCGAAGGGCGGGGAGGGTATGGCTGGTTTCCCCGGTCGCGACGGGCTGGGTCGCGGGCCTACCCGGTCTCTTGCAAAAGGGCCGCTGCGGCCCTTACCCGCCCACCACGAGGTCGTCGCGGTGGATCATCTCCGACCGCCCGCTGATGCCGAGGATGGCCATCACGTCTGGGGAGGAGCGGCCCTTGATCCGCTCGGCGACCTCGGCGTCATAGGCGATCAGGCCACGCCCGACCTCGCTGGCGTCGGGACCGCGCACGATCACGGCATCACCGCGGGCAAACTGGCCCTCGACCTTGATCACGCCGGCCGGCAGCAGGCTGGCGCCGGCGCGCAGCGCCGTCACCGCGCCGGCATCGATGGTCAGCGTGCCCTTCGGCTCCAGCGTGCCGGCGATCCAGCGCTTTCGCGAGGTGATGGGATTGGCCGGCGTCAGGAACCAGGTGCAGCGGCCGCCATCGGCGATCGCCTGCAGCGGATGTTCGATCTTGCCGGAGGCGATCAGCATATGCGTGCCGCCTGTCGTGGCGATCTTGGCTGCCTCGACCTTCGTGCGCATGCCGCCGCGCGACAGCTCGGACTCGGCATCTCCGGCCACACCCTCGATCTCCGAGGAGATGCTCTCGACCACCGGAATCAGCTTTGCGTTCGGGTTGTTCTTGGGTGGGGCGTCGTAGAGGCCGTCAATGTCGGAGAGCAGCACCAGGAGGTCGGCGCTCGCCATGGTGGCGACGCGCGCGGCGAGGCGGTCATTGTCGCCGTAGCGGATCTCGTTAGTGGCGACCGTGTCGTTCTCGTTGATCACGGGAATCGCGCGCCACTCCAGCAGCTTGCCGATGGTGGAACGCGCATTGAGGTAACGGCGGCGCTCTTCGGTGTCCTGGAGCGTCACCAGGATCTGGCCGGCGCCGATGTCGTGCGCCCCGAGCACCTCCGACCAAATCCGCGCCAGCGCGATCTGGCCGACCGCGGCGGCGGCCTGGCTCTCCTCCAGCTTCAGCGGACCGCGCGGCAATTTGAGTCGGCTGCGGCCGAGCGCGATCGAGCCCGAGGAGACCACCAGCACGTCGCGGCCTTCGCGGTGCAGTTTTGCCATGTCGTCCGCCAGCGCAGCCAGCCAGGACGCCCGCACCTCGCCCCTGTCGGAATCGACCAGCAGCGCGGAGCCGACCTTGACGACGATACGGCGGAATTGACTGAGTTCGGGGCTGGCCATGTGTATTTGTGCTGGCGCTGGATGCGAATTGCTCGGGAAACGGCGGAGCGACGGCGGCGCCGATGAGTCCTGCTTTTGCAGCAGGACGGTGACCGGCGCAAGGCAGCCGGCATGGTAAACGGCGTATGTCGGCCTTGTCTCGGGCGTCCGCCTGGCTCTAATTGCCGCCAACCAAAATGGGCTGAAAGAGGAAACGAATGGATCGCCGCAAATTCATGGCCGGATGCTTGGGGCTGCCGCTGCTGGCGCAGGCGGGTGGGGCGCAAGCGCAGGCCGGGCTCACAAAGGTCATCTTCCCGTTCGCAGCGGGAGCTGGCGGCGACACGCTGTGCCGGCTGATCGCGCAGGAGATGGCGCCAGCGTTGCAACGGACCGTCGTCGTCGAGAACCGCACCGGCGGCGACGGCCTGATCGGCATCAAGGCGGTGAAGGGTGGCAGTCCCGACGGCAGCATGGTGCTGGTGACGACGGGGCCGACCATGTATCTGCTGCCGATGGTGGAGACGACACCGAGCTTCGACACGGCCAAGGACTTCATGCCGGTGTCGCTGCTGGCGCGGTTCGAATTTGCGCTGGTGATCAACCCGACTGTCGAGGCCGCTGATTTCAAGAGCTTCGTGGCCTGGCTCAAGGCGCATCCGGACAAGACCTCGTTTGGGGTGCCGAGTAATGGCACCATTCCGCATTTCATGGGCTCCAAGCTCGAGAAGGACCTCGGCATTCCCCTGACCCGCGTGCCCTATCGCGGCAGCGCGCCCATCCTCAACGACATCGTCGGCGGCCACATCTCGTTCGGCATCACGACATTGGCCGACGCTCTGCCGCAACATCGCGCCAAGGGTGTGAAGATCATCGCGGTCGCGAGCGCGGAACGATCGCCGTTTGCGCCAGACGTTCCGACGCTGAGGGAGAGCGGCATCGATCTCGTCGCGGACGCCTGGTACGGCATGTGGCTTCCGGCCGGCAGCCCGCCGGAGTTCGCCAGCAAGCTCGGCGCCGCCGCAAGCGCCGCGCTCGCGAAGCCCGAGGTGAAGGAGAAGCTCACCGCGATTGGGCTCATTCCGGTCGGGTCCACGCCGGAAGGATTGACGAAGGAGCTCGCAGCGAACATCGCCTTGTGGCAACCGATCGTGAAGGCGACGGGATACAAGATCGAGAATTGAGTCTTCTCCCTCTCCCCGCTTGCGGGGAGAGGCAAAGAGCGCCTCTACATCTTCGCGCGCTGTGCGATGCCATCCTTGATCGCCGCAAGCTCGGCTTCATCCCAGATGCCGATCAAAATGCCGCCCTTCACCTGCAGCTGGTTGTCCGCATAGGCCGCGATCTTCTCGCGCGGGGTGGTGATGTGGTCGTTCGGATGCAGCGCCCAGTCGAATAGCTCGGCCTGAAGCCGCGCGATGATGCCGGTGCATTCGGGGTCATCGCCGCGATCCAAATATTCGTCCGGATCGGTTTCGAGGTCGTACAGCATCGGACGGAAGCCGGAGGCGTGGATGTATTTCCAGCGGCCGTCGAACACCATGAACAGGCGGCAGCGTTCGATTGGCTGGTTCAGCTTCAGCCGCACATCCTGCATGGCATAGTCGTATTCGGAGAACGCCACCTTGCGCCAATCTGACGGCGTCGGGCCACGCAGCAGCGGCAGCAGCGAGCGCCCTTCGAGGATGTGGCCCGGCACCTTGCCGCCGAAATAGTCGACGAAGGTCGGTGCAAGATCGATCGCCTCGACCAGCGCATCGCTGCGCGTGCCGCGCGTGGTGTCGGCTTCCCTGGACGGATCGATGATGATCAGTGGAATCTTGGCTGACTGCTCGTGGAACAGGTCCTTCTCGCCCATCCAGTGATCGCCGAGATAGTCGCCGTGATCGGAGGTGAACACGATCATGGTTGTTTCCAAGAGGCCGCGCGCGTCCAGAAACTTCATCAGCACGCCCATCTGGTCGTCGATCTGGGTGATCAGGCCCATATAGGTCGGGATCACCTTCTCGCGGGCATCATCGCGCGCGATGTTGCGGGAGTAGCGCATGTCCATATAGGCGCCGAACACCGGATGCGGATTCTGCCGCTCACGCTCGGAGCGGATCACCGGGATCATGTCATCAGTCGAATACATGCTCGCATAGGGCTCGGGCGCGATATAGGGCCAGTGCGGCTTGATGTAGGACAGATGCAGGCACCACGGCCGGCCATCGGTCTCGGCCTCACTGATGAAGTCCATCGCGCGCCGCGTCATGTAGGGCGTCTCGGAGTGCTCGTCTGGCACGCGCGCGGCCTTGTCGGCATGCACCAGCAGCCACCCATTCTGCAAGCTACCGTCGTCCGCCGCGCCGGAATTGGCCCAATGCTCCCAGGGATTGGTGGCCTCAAAACCCTGCTGGCGCAGATACTCGTCGTATTTCGGCCGCGGCCGGCCGGTCGGATGCAGGCCGTCGTCACGCTCATAGGGCTCGAAGCCGCATTCGGCGACATGCACGCCGATGATCGATTCCGGGGGGATACCGAGCGCCTTCATGCCCTCGAGGTCGGGCGCCATATGGGTCTTGCCAACCAGCACGTTGCGCACGCCGATCTTGCCCAGGTGATCGCCGAGCGTCGGCTCGCCGACACGCAGCGGCCAGCCGTTCCAGTGCGAGCCGTGCGAGCGCATGTAGCGCCCGGTATAGAACGACATCCGCGACGGGCCGCAGATCGGCGACTGCACGTAAGCCTTGCTGAAAAGCACGCCACGCTTGGCCATGGCGTCGATGTTCGGCGTCTTCAGCGTGGGATGGCCGGTGCAGCCGAGATAGTCATAGCGAAGCTGGTCGCACATGATCCAGAGAACGTTCTTCGCGCGCGCCATGCGTCTCGCTCCGTACTTCGTTTGCCGGATATTGCGCTATTGATGGCGCGAAGAAAACCTCTCCCGAAGGGAGAGGTGTCGAGAGAGTGTCGTCTTACTACGCCGACCACGGCTCCGCTTCAGCGGCGCTTTTCGCCTTGGCGGAGACCGGGCTCTCGCCGATCACGCCGGCCAGCGCGCGCAGCGCTTCCTTGACGCCCTGGCCGGTCGCGCCGGACAGCAGCAGTGGCGTCTTCTTGGCGGCGCGCTTCAGGCGGTCCTTCTGCTTCTTCAATTCGTCCGGCTCGACCGCATCGATCTTGTTGAGCGCGACGATCTCGATCTTGTCGGTGAGCTGGCCGCCATAGGCCTCCAGCTCCGTCCGCACCGTCTTGTAGGCCTTGCCGGCGTGCTCGCTCGTCGCATCGACGAGATGCAGCAGCACGCGGCAGCGTTCGACATGGCCGAGGAAGCGGTCGCCGAGGCCGGCGCCTTCATGCGCGCCTTCGATGAGACCCGGAATGTCCGCCAGCACGAATTCGCGGCCGTCGGCATTCACGACGCCGAGCTGCGGATGCAGCGTGGTGAAGGGATAGTCGGCGATCTTCGGCTTTGCCGCGCTGACCTTGCTGAGGAAGGTCGACTTGCCGGCATTGGGCAGGCCGACGACGCCCGCATCCGCGATCAATTTCAG from Bradyrhizobium zhanjiangense includes these protein-coding regions:
- the proB gene encoding glutamate 5-kinase, yielding MASPELSQFRRIVVKVGSALLVDSDRGEVRASWLAALADDMAKLHREGRDVLVVSSGSIALGRSRLKLPRGPLKLEESQAAAAVGQIALARIWSEVLGAHDIGAGQILVTLQDTEERRRYLNARSTIGKLLEWRAIPVINENDTVATNEIRYGDNDRLAARVATMASADLLVLLSDIDGLYDAPPKNNPNAKLIPVVESISSEIEGVAGDAESELSRGGMRTKVEAAKIATTGGTHMLIASGKIEHPLQAIADGGRCTWFLTPANPITSRKRWIAGTLEPKGTLTIDAGAVTALRAGASLLPAGVIKVEGQFARGDAVIVRGPDASEVGRGLIAYDAEVAERIKGRSSPDVMAILGISGRSEMIHRDDLVVGG
- a CDS encoding glutamate-5-semialdehyde dehydrogenase; translated protein: MAAPLKAVDGNADLQALMSDLAAKARAAARVLALAPPEQKNRALEAMERAIRGNAAAILAANAEDVAEARASGNATSAFIDRLTLTPARVEGMAEGIGIVRGIADPVGVVTESWQRPNGMTIERVRVPLGVVGVIFESRPNVAADAGVLCLKSGNAVILRGGSDSFRSCRAIHECLVQGLREADLPEASITLVPTRDRAAVGMMLSGLNGAIDVIVPRGGKSLVARVEQEARVPVFAHLEGVNHVYVDGSADLAMAKSIVLNAKMRRTGVCGAAETLLVDRAGAAKSLKPLVEMLIEAGCEVRGDDAVQKTDARVKPASEDDWDTEYLDAIIAAKVVDGVDGAIAHIQNHGSHHTDAIVSADETAANKFLSEVDSAIVLHNASTQFADGGEFGFGAEIGIATGRFHARGPVGAEQLTSFKYRVRGTGQTRP
- a CDS encoding Bug family tripartite tricarboxylate transporter substrate binding protein, whose amino-acid sequence is MDRRKFMAGCLGLPLLAQAGGAQAQAGLTKVIFPFAAGAGGDTLCRLIAQEMAPALQRTVVVENRTGGDGLIGIKAVKGGSPDGSMVLVTTGPTMYLLPMVETTPSFDTAKDFMPVSLLARFEFALVINPTVEAADFKSFVAWLKAHPDKTSFGVPSNGTIPHFMGSKLEKDLGIPLTRVPYRGSAPILNDIVGGHISFGITTLADALPQHRAKGVKIIAVASAERSPFAPDVPTLRESGIDLVADAWYGMWLPAGSPPEFASKLGAAASAALAKPEVKEKLTAIGLIPVGSTPEGLTKELAANIALWQPIVKATGYKIEN
- the obgE gene encoding GTPase ObgE — translated: MKFLDEAKVYIRSGDGGNGCVAFRREKFIEFGGPSGGNGGRGGNVIIEVADGLNTLIDYRYQQHFKAQKGENGMGSDRHGANGKNIVLKVPVGTQIFDEDRETLIHDFTKVGEKFVLAEGGNGGFGNAHFKSSTNRAPRNANPGQVGEERWIWLRLKLIADAGVVGLPNAGKSTFLSKVSAAKPKIADYPFTTLHPQLGVVNADGREFVLADIPGLIEGAHEGAGLGDRFLGHVERCRVLLHLVDATSEHAGKAYKTVRTELEAYGGQLTDKIEIVALNKIDAVEPDELKKQKDRLKRAAKKTPLLLSGATGQGVKEALRALAGVIGESPVSAKAKSAAEAEPWSA
- a CDS encoding alkaline phosphatase family protein, producing the protein MARAKNVLWIMCDQLRYDYLGCTGHPTLKTPNIDAMAKRGVLFSKAYVQSPICGPSRMSFYTGRYMRSHGSHWNGWPLRVGEPTLGDHLGKIGVRNVLVGKTHMAPDLEGMKALGIPPESIIGVHVAECGFEPYERDDGLHPTGRPRPKYDEYLRQQGFEATNPWEHWANSGAADDGSLQNGWLLVHADKAARVPDEHSETPYMTRRAMDFISEAETDGRPWCLHLSYIKPHWPYIAPEPYASMYSTDDMIPVIRSERERQNPHPVFGAYMDMRYSRNIARDDAREKVIPTYMGLITQIDDQMGVLMKFLDARGLLETTMIVFTSDHGDYLGDHWMGEKDLFHEQSAKIPLIIIDPSREADTTRGTRSDALVEAIDLAPTFVDYFGGKVPGHILEGRSLLPLLRGPTPSDWRKVAFSEYDYAMQDVRLKLNQPIERCRLFMVFDGRWKYIHASGFRPMLYDLETDPDEYLDRGDDPECTGIIARLQAELFDWALHPNDHITTPREKIAAYADNQLQVKGGILIGIWDEAELAAIKDGIAQRAKM